From the genome of Alosa sapidissima isolate fAloSap1 chromosome 14, fAloSap1.pri, whole genome shotgun sequence, one region includes:
- the mvda gene encoding diphosphomevalonate decarboxylase produces MPDDSSHKPTMVTCTAPVNIAVIKYWGKRDKDLILPVNSSLSVTLHQDQLKTTTTVAYCRDFEEDRIWLNGKEEDINQPRLQSCLREIRRLARKRRSDKDSTSDMSALSYKVHICSSNNFPTAAGLASSAAGYACLVYTLARLFGVEGELSCVARQGSGSACRSMYGGFVQWKMGEKDDGKDSLAEQVETESHWPELRVLVLVVSAERKPVGSTSGMQTSVETSKLLKYRADSVVPGRMDEMISAIKRKDFAAFAELTMKDSNQFHATCLDTYPPIFYLNDVSRRVINLVHRYNSHYGETRVAYTFDAGPNAVIYTLQEHVSEFVQVVRHFFPAETNGGQFLKGLPVASTTVSDELKNAIGMEPLPKGISYIINTKAGPGPRIEEDSNLHLLGSDGLPKNTV; encoded by the exons ATGCCGGACGACAGCAGCCACAAACCTACTATGGTCACATGTACGGCACCTGTGAACATCGCCGTAATTAAATATT GGGGCAAGAGGGATAAGGATCTTATTCTGCCAGTGAACTCTTCGCTCAGCGTCACTCTTCACCAAGACCAG CTCAAAACCACAACTACCGTTGCATACTGCAGAGACTTTGAAGAGGATCGCATTTGGCTAAATGGCAAAGAGGAAGATATCAACCAGCCTAGACTCCAGTCGTGTCTCAGAGAAA TACGAAGGCTGGCCCGGAAGAGACGAAGCGACAAGGATTCTACTAGTGATATGTCTGCATTATCTTACAAAGTCCATATCTGTTCCAGTAATAACTTCCCCACAGCGGCTGGTCTGGCATCATCTGCTGCTGGCTATGCCTGTCTAG TGTACACATTGGCACGGTTATTTGGAGTAGAGGGAGAGTTGTCCTGCGTGGCCAGGCAGGGCTCGGGCAGTGCTTGCAGGAGCATGTACGGAGGCTTTGTCCAGTGGAAGATGGGTGAGAAGGACGATGGGAAGGACAGCCTGGCGGAGCAGGTGGAGACCGAGAGCCACTGGCCTGAACTTAGAGTGCTGGTCTTGGTG GTGAGTGCGGAGAGGAAGCCTGTCGGGAGCACCTCAGGCATGCAAACAAGTGTGGAGACAAGCAAGCTTTTAAAG TATCGGGCAGACAGTGTTGTGCCTGGGAGGATGGATGAAATGATCAGTGCCATCAAGAGGAAGGACTTTGCTGCTTTTGCGGAACTGACCATGAAGGACAGCAACCAGTTCCACGCCACCTGCCTTGACACGTATCCCCCTATTTTCTACCTCAACGACGTGTCCCGAAGAGTCATTAACCTTGTCCACCGCTACAATAGCCATTATGGAGAGACAAGG GTGGCGTACACATTTGATGCAGGCCCAAATGCAGTCATCTACACCTTGCAGGAGCATGTATCAGAATTTGTTCAAGTGGTCCGTCACTTCTTCCCAGCGGAGACCAATGGTGGACA GTTTCTCAAAGGCCTCCCAGTAGCTTCCACCACAGTCTCAGATGAACTGAAGAATGCCATTGGGATGGAGCCCCTGCCCAAAGGAATCAGCTACATCATCAACACAAAG GCTGGCCCTGGACCACGCATTGAGGAAGACTCAAATCTTCATCTGCTGGGCTCGGATGGCCTGCCTAAGAACACTGTCTAA
- the pdcd5 gene encoding programmed cell death protein 5 isoform X2, with protein sequence MADDELEAIRRQRMAELQSKHGNSSNDQQGQQEAQQREADMRNSVLAQVLEQSARARLSNLALVKPDKAKAVENYLIQMARMGQLGGKISESGLIEILEKVSQQTEKKTTVKFNRRKVMDSDEDDDD encoded by the exons ATGGCAGACGACGAACTGGAAGCGATCCGACGGCAACGAATGGCTGAACTTCAGTCAAAACATGGG AATTCATCTAATGATCAACAGGGACAGCAAGAGGCCCAGCAAAG GGAAGCAGACATGAGAAACTCCGTATTGGCTCAAGTCCTGGAACAGTCTGCGAGAGCCAGAT TAAGTAATCTGGCACTTGTGAAGCCAGACAAGGCCAAAGCAGTGGAGAACTACCTTATACAGATGGCTCGCATGGGACAGCTTGGGGGAAAG ATTTCAGAATCCGGTTTGATAGAGATTCTTGAAAAAGTCAgtcaacaaacagaaaaaaagacaactGTGAAG TTCAACAGACGGAAGGTGATGGACTCAGATGAAGACGATGATGATTGA
- the uraha gene encoding 5-hydroxyisourate hydrolase isoform X1, whose amino-acid sequence MTSQRLQHIKDHILAANTCTEMATPPPSPLSTHVLNTGRGVPGAGMALSLHRLDPCTETWNLLISGATNDDGRCPGLITREAFIPGVYKMRFETGQYWKGLGETCFYPYVEIVFTITDPSQKFHVPLLLSRFSYSTYRGS is encoded by the exons ATGACTTCTCAACGTTTACAGCATATAAAGGATCATATATTGGCTGCGAATACG TGTACGGAAATGGCCACGCCTCCGCCAAGCCCCCTTTCAACCCATGTGCTCAACACAGGCCGGGGTGTCCCTGGGGCTGGTATGGCCTTGAGTCTGCATCGTCTTGACCCCTGCACTGAGACCTGGAACCTTCTCATCTCAGG GGCAACCAATGATGATGGACGCTGCCCAGGCCTCATAACAAGAGAGGCTTTTATACCTGGAGTTTATAAGATGCGCTTTGAGACAGGACAGTACTGGAAGGGGCTGGGTGAGACTTGTTTTTACCCATATGTTGAG ATAGTCTTTACAATAACGGATCCTTCTCAGAAATTCCATGTGCCCCTTTTGCTCAGCCGCTTCTCGTACAGCACCTACAGAGGCAGCTAG
- the LOC121681986 gene encoding uncharacterized protein LOC121681986 isoform X1 produces the protein MESFEKLTRRHAVKIASNASVEVCSLAAGEVVGHDNILSAARMNNAIVLFLGTVELANELVERGLVVDGFFTVVLPLSTPSKKVTLSNVPPFIKDEVLAEILSRYGKLVSAIKKIPIGSKSPLLKHVVSFRRSVFMILKDNKDDLDLTLNVKVDNFSYVIYASTSVMKCFGCGQSGHLVRACPKAKGNSSDVQINHENTSRPMPNEIVVDEQSTEMGASTAAIAAPAVSSGPSSASAESVGADHASLLREEVNGVTPIDKPVGREQSSPTDDAVNAESESQSTQNSQSSASAVNYDQVLASLDESLIETEENVFKMPPKRKRSKRTKKSDNLTDLSGTDNEYESDFSDCSVTCSLRHSGFASCDYSVEDIKSFLTKTKHMRNVRIDDYFPDVEQFTTKTKSFLGGCRLLSHYTKYLLSHSLGK, from the exons ATGGAGAGTTTTGAAAAACTTACGCGGCGTCATGCTGTTAAAATAGCATCGAATGCCAGTGTAGAGGTTTGTAGTTTAGCAGCAGGAGAAGTTGTAGGGCATGACAATATTCTGTCAGCGGCCCGCATGAACAATGCGATTGTGCTGTTTTTGGGCACGGTTGAGTTGGCTAATGAGCTGGTTGAAAGGGGTTTAGTGGTTGACGGCTTTTTTACTGTcgtccttcctctctccactccatcaAAGAAAGTGACTTTGTCAAATGTTCCCCCATTTATTAAAGATGAGGTTTTGGCTGAAATTTTATCACGGTATGGTAAATTGGTTTCCGCAATTAAAAAGATTCCAATTGGAAGCAAATCCCCACTTCTGAAACACGTAGTGTCGTTCAGGCGATCCGTATTTATGATTTTAAAAGATAACAAAGATGATTTGGACCTAACTCTAAACGTGAAGGTGGATAACTTCAGTTATGTTATCTATGCTTCAACAAgtgtcatgaagtgctttggttgTGGGCAATCAGGGCACCTTGTTCGTGCGTGTCCTAAGGCAAAGGGGAATTCGAGTGATGTGCAAATAAATCACGAAAAcaccagtaggcctatgcctaatGAAATTGTGGTAGATGAGCAGTCTACCGAAATGGGTGCGTCTACTGCTGCGATTGCAGCACCCGCTGTATCCAGTGGGCCTTCGTCTGCCTCAGCCGAGTCAGTAGGGGCAGATCATGCTTCCCTTTTGCGGGAAGAGGTTAACGGGGTAACCCCGATTGATAAGCCAGTAGGCCGAGAACAAAGTTCTCCCACAGATGACGCAGTGAACGCAGAATCTGAGAGTCAGTCCACACAGAACTCGCAGAGCAGTGCTTCTGCTGTCAATTATGACCAAGTTCTTGCGTCTCTAGATGAATCCCTCATTGAGACGgaggaaaatgtttttaaaatgcccccCAAAAGAAAGAGATCTAAAAGGACTAAAAAGAGCGATAATTTAACAGATCTTAGCGGCACAGATAACGAATACGAAAGTGATTTCTCTGACTGTAGCGTTACCTGTAGCTTACGTCATAGTGGGTTTGCTAGTTGCGATTATAGTGTGGAAGACATAAAATCCTtcttgacaaaaacaaaacatatgagAAATGTTCGGATTGACGACTACTTCCCTGATGTGGAGCAGTTCACCACGAAAACGAAATCTTTTTTGG GAGGCTGTCGTCTCTTGAGCCATTACACTAAGTACTTACTCAGTCATTCTCTAGGTAAATAG
- the LOC121681986 gene encoding uncharacterized protein LOC121681986 isoform X2, protein MESFEKLTRRHAVKIASNASVEVCSLAAGEVVGHDNILSAARMNNAIVLFLGTVELANELVERGLVVDGFFTVVLPLSTPSKKVTLSNVPPFIKDEVLAEILSRYGKLVSAIKKIPIGSKSPLLKHVVSFRRSVFMILKDNKDDLDLTLNVKVDNFSYVIYASTSVMKCFGCGQSGHLVRACPKAKGNSSDVQINHENTSRPMPNEIVVDEQSTEMGASTAAIAAPAVSSGPSSASAESVGADHASLLREEVNGVTPIDKPVGREQSSPTDDAVNAESESQSTQNSQSSASAVNYDQVLASLDESLIETEENVFKMPPKRKRSKRTKKSDNLTDLSGTDNEYESDFSDCSVTCSLRHSGFASCDYSVEDIKSFLTKTKHMRNVRIDDYFPDVEQFTTKTKSFLELLL, encoded by the exons ATGGAGAGTTTTGAAAAACTTACGCGGCGTCATGCTGTTAAAATAGCATCGAATGCCAGTGTAGAGGTTTGTAGTTTAGCAGCAGGAGAAGTTGTAGGGCATGACAATATTCTGTCAGCGGCCCGCATGAACAATGCGATTGTGCTGTTTTTGGGCACGGTTGAGTTGGCTAATGAGCTGGTTGAAAGGGGTTTAGTGGTTGACGGCTTTTTTACTGTcgtccttcctctctccactccatcaAAGAAAGTGACTTTGTCAAATGTTCCCCCATTTATTAAAGATGAGGTTTTGGCTGAAATTTTATCACGGTATGGTAAATTGGTTTCCGCAATTAAAAAGATTCCAATTGGAAGCAAATCCCCACTTCTGAAACACGTAGTGTCGTTCAGGCGATCCGTATTTATGATTTTAAAAGATAACAAAGATGATTTGGACCTAACTCTAAACGTGAAGGTGGATAACTTCAGTTATGTTATCTATGCTTCAACAAgtgtcatgaagtgctttggttgTGGGCAATCAGGGCACCTTGTTCGTGCGTGTCCTAAGGCAAAGGGGAATTCGAGTGATGTGCAAATAAATCACGAAAAcaccagtaggcctatgcctaatGAAATTGTGGTAGATGAGCAGTCTACCGAAATGGGTGCGTCTACTGCTGCGATTGCAGCACCCGCTGTATCCAGTGGGCCTTCGTCTGCCTCAGCCGAGTCAGTAGGGGCAGATCATGCTTCCCTTTTGCGGGAAGAGGTTAACGGGGTAACCCCGATTGATAAGCCAGTAGGCCGAGAACAAAGTTCTCCCACAGATGACGCAGTGAACGCAGAATCTGAGAGTCAGTCCACACAGAACTCGCAGAGCAGTGCTTCTGCTGTCAATTATGACCAAGTTCTTGCGTCTCTAGATGAATCCCTCATTGAGACGgaggaaaatgtttttaaaatgcccccCAAAAGAAAGAGATCTAAAAGGACTAAAAAGAGCGATAATTTAACAGATCTTAGCGGCACAGATAACGAATACGAAAGTGATTTCTCTGACTGTAGCGTTACCTGTAGCTTACGTCATAGTGGGTTTGCTAGTTGCGATTATAGTGTGGAAGACATAAAATCCTtcttgacaaaaacaaaacatatgagAAATGTTCGGATTGACGACTACTTCCCTGATGTGGAGCAGTTCACCACGAAAACGAAATCTTTTTTGG AATTGcttctttaa
- the LOC121681896 gene encoding cytochrome b-245 light chain has protein sequence MGKIEWAMWANEQALAAGLIYLTGGIVGVAGQFRGWEFAAFGIAAGAFVCLLEYPRSKRNKGTSMARTGQYCFTVCVKAFGPLTRNYYVRAFVHAALCVPGGFMLATVLGCVCLGIASLIYLSAAIHGEHWEPILPRTESRAPVAESVKKPPQNPPPRPPMELRRKRMDDLEGAAYINPIAVTANEF, from the exons ATGGGGAAGATTGAATGGGCAATGTGGGCCAATGAGCAAGCCCTGGCGGCTGGTCTAA TTTACCTCACTGGTGGCATTGTTGGGGTGGCTGGCCAGTTCAGAGGTTGGGAGTTCGCCGCTTTTGGAAT TGCAGCTGGggcttttgtttgtcttttggaATACCCCAGAAGTAAAAGGAATAAGGGCACCAGTATGGCAAGAAC GGGCCAGTACTGTTTCACAGTTTGTGTGAAAGCCTTTGGACCCCTGACACGGAACTATTATGTCAGGGCATTTGTCCATGCTGC ACTCTGTGTTCCTGGTGGCTTCATGCTTGCCACTGTCTTGGGGTGTGTTTGTCTGGGAATAGCAAGCCTCATTTACCTATCA GCAGCTATCCATGGGGAGCACTGGGAGCCCATCCTGCCCAGGACTGAGTCTCGTGCACCAGTGGCAGAGAGTGTAAAGAAACCCCCTCAGAACCCTCCACCCCGACCACCTATGGAGCTCCGCAGGAAAAGGATGGATGACCTGGAGGGTGCTGCGTACATCAACCCCATAGCTGTCACTGCTAATGAATTCTAA
- the uraha gene encoding 5-hydroxyisourate hydrolase isoform X2, producing the protein MTSQRLQHIKDHILAANTEMATPPPSPLSTHVLNTGRGVPGAGMALSLHRLDPCTETWNLLISGATNDDGRCPGLITREAFIPGVYKMRFETGQYWKGLGETCFYPYVEIVFTITDPSQKFHVPLLLSRFSYSTYRGS; encoded by the exons ATGACTTCTCAACGTTTACAGCATATAAAGGATCATATATTGGCTGCGAA TACGGAAATGGCCACGCCTCCGCCAAGCCCCCTTTCAACCCATGTGCTCAACACAGGCCGGGGTGTCCCTGGGGCTGGTATGGCCTTGAGTCTGCATCGTCTTGACCCCTGCACTGAGACCTGGAACCTTCTCATCTCAGG GGCAACCAATGATGATGGACGCTGCCCAGGCCTCATAACAAGAGAGGCTTTTATACCTGGAGTTTATAAGATGCGCTTTGAGACAGGACAGTACTGGAAGGGGCTGGGTGAGACTTGTTTTTACCCATATGTTGAG ATAGTCTTTACAATAACGGATCCTTCTCAGAAATTCCATGTGCCCCTTTTGCTCAGCCGCTTCTCGTACAGCACCTACAGAGGCAGCTAG
- the pdcd5 gene encoding programmed cell death protein 5 isoform X1: MADDELEAIRRQRMAELQSKHGGLAWNPMDPNSSNDQQGQQEAQQREADMRNSVLAQVLEQSARARLSNLALVKPDKAKAVENYLIQMARMGQLGGKISESGLIEILEKVSQQTEKKTTVKFNRRKVMDSDEDDDD; the protein is encoded by the exons ATGGCAGACGACGAACTGGAAGCGATCCGACGGCAACGAATGGCTGAACTTCAGTCAAAACATGGG GGTCTAGCATGGAATCCCATGGACCCG AATTCATCTAATGATCAACAGGGACAGCAAGAGGCCCAGCAAAG GGAAGCAGACATGAGAAACTCCGTATTGGCTCAAGTCCTGGAACAGTCTGCGAGAGCCAGAT TAAGTAATCTGGCACTTGTGAAGCCAGACAAGGCCAAAGCAGTGGAGAACTACCTTATACAGATGGCTCGCATGGGACAGCTTGGGGGAAAG ATTTCAGAATCCGGTTTGATAGAGATTCTTGAAAAAGTCAgtcaacaaacagaaaaaaagacaactGTGAAG TTCAACAGACGGAAGGTGATGGACTCAGATGAAGACGATGATGATTGA